The sequence GGAGGGTCCGCATGACGCCGTCGCAGTTGACTCCGCGCACCGCCGAGACCCGCGAACGGCTCACCGGCTGCCGGTAGGCGACCACCGCCAGGGTCTCCAGCGCGGCCTGGGTCAGCCGGGCGTGCTGGCCGTCCAGGACGAAGCCCTCGACGGCCGCCGCGTACTCGGGGCGGGTGTAGAACCGCCAGCCGCCCGCCACCAGCCGCAGGTCGAAGCCCCGGCGCTGCACGGTGTACTCGTCGGCCAGCTCCCGCAGCGCGTCCGCCACGGCTCTGCGGGGCCGCTGGAGCACCTTGGCGAGGTGGTCGACGGTGGCGGGCTCGTCGACCACCATGAGGACCGCCTCCAGGGCGGGCTTCAGGTCGAGTGAGGCGACGGCGCTCCCGCCCTCCGCCCGGATCGGCTGCTCGCTCATTCCCGTACGTCCTCCTCCTGCTCGCCCGCCCCGTTCAGCTCCTGGTCGAACTCGTCCGTCACCACCGGCTCCGCGTCCGCCCCGCCGCACCAGGCCACCATCAGGTCGCCGAGCGCCTCGTCCTGGTCCAGGGTGACGGCCTTCTCCCGGTACAGCTCCAGCAGGGCCAGGAAGCGGGCGACCACGGTGAGGGTGTCCGGGGCGTCCTCGGTGAGCACCCGGAAGCTCATCGCCGCCCCGGCCTCGCGCAGCCGCTCCACCACGATGCCCGCCTGCTCCCGCACGCTGACCAGCGGGGCGTGGATGTGGTCGACGTACACCTGGGGCTTCGGCTTCGGCTGCATCGCCTTGACCGCGAGCTTGGCGAACCCCTCGGGCCCGATGCTGATGACCACCTCGGGCAGCAGCTCCGCGTGGTGGTCCTCCAGGCCGACGGTACGGGGGTGGCGGCGGGCCTCGGACTCCAGGCGGCCGCTGAAGATGTCCGCGATCTGCTTGTACGCGCGGTACTGGAGCAGCCGCGCGAAGAGCAGGTCCCGCGCCTCCAGGAGCGCCAGGTCCGCCTCGTCCTCCACCTCGGCGGCGGGCAGCAGCCGGGCGGCCTTGAGGTCCAGCAGGGTGGCGGCGACCACGAGGAACTCGGTGGTCTGGTCGAGGTCCCAGTCCGGGCCCATGGCGCGGATGTACGCCATGAACTCGTCGGTGACCTTCGAGAGCGCGACCTCGGTCACGTCCAGCTTGTGCCGCGAGATCAGCTGGAGGAGCAGGTCGAAGGGGCCCTCGAAGTTCACCAGCCGGACGGTGAAGCGCTTGTCGTCGGATGCTTCCGGAGCTTCTGCGGGCTCCGGATCCGTTTCTGCGACCTCGGGCCCGGGCGGGGCCTCCGGCTCCCGTACGGGCTCAGGCCCGGCTTGTGCGGCCTCCGGCGCGCTTTCCGGCGCTTCCTGTACGGGAACGGCTTCCGGCGCCTCCACGGGCTCCGGAGCCGCCTCCTCCGCCTCCGCAGGGGCATCCACGGCCCCCGCAGGCGTCTCCACGGGCTCCACGGGCGGCGCCGCCGCCCCCGGTCCCCGGCCCAGGGCACGGCGGCGCGGGGCGGCGGGGTCGTGGGGCGGGGGCATGGTGGTCCAGGGGTGGGGCGGGGGCGCGGACGGGCCCCGCCGGTCGGCGGGTCCCATCCGGCAGGCTACCGGCGCGGCGCCGGTCAGCGGCCGCGCAGCCGCCGTACGAGGATGCTCGCGTCGCCCCGGGACTCCAGGTCGGCGAGGACCACCGCCACCGCCTCACGGACGATGCGGCCGCGGTCGACGGCGAGGCCGTGCTCGCCGCGCAGGACGAGCCGGGCGTGTTCGAGGTCCATCAGCTCCTCGGCGGAGACGTAGACCGTGATCTTCTCGTCGTGGCGCTCGCGTCCGCTGGGGCGCCGGTTGGCACCGCGTCCGCCGCCGCGCCTGCGCTGCTGCTGGACGGCCGGGGACTGCTCCGCCGGGGCCGCGGAGGCCGACCGGTCGCCGGACGACGGGGCGGGGGCGGCAGCGGCGGCCTGGCGGTCGCCCTCACCGCCTCGGCCGCGCGCGTCCTCGGCATCGGCGGAGGCGTGCTCCTCGCGGCCCTCGGCGGGAGCGCCGCCCTGGCCCGAGGGGTCGCTCTCCCCCGCCGGTGCGGGCACCCGTGGCTCGCCGTTCGCCTTGCGTCGCCGGTCCGCCGGGGAGGAGGACTGGAGGCCCATCCCTCCCCCGGTCGTACGGAACAGTTCGTCGGCCCCCGGCAGACTCACTCGGCGTGACACCGGGCGAGCACCTCCCTGGCGAGCTGGCGATAGGCGGCGGCACCGACCGAGTTGGAGGCGTACGTGGTGATGGGCTCACCGGCGACCGTGGTCTCCGGGAAGCGGACCGTGCGCCCGATGACCGTGTGGTAGACGTGCTCGTCGAAGGCCTCGACGACGCGGGCCAGGACCTCGCGGCTGTGCACCGTACGGGAGTCGTACATGGTGGCGAGGATGCCGTCGAGTTCCAGCTCGGGGTTGAGCCGCTCCTGGACCTTCTCGATGGTCTCGGTGAGCAGCGCCACCCCGCGCAGCGCGAAGAACTCGCACTCCAGCGGCACTATGACCTTGTGAGCGGCCGTCAGTGCGTTCACGGTGAGCAGGCCGAGCGAGGGCTGACAGTCGATCACGATGTAGTCGTAGTCGGCCATCAGCGGCTTCAGGGCGCGCTGGAGCGTGGACTCGCGGGCCACCTCGCTGACGAGCTGCACCTCGGCGGCCGAGAGGTCGATGTTGCTCGGCAGCAGGTCCATGTTGGGGACGGCGGTCTTCAGCAGGACCTCGTCGGCCGCCATGCCCCGCTCCATGAGCAGGTTGTAGACGGTCAGGTCGAGTTCCATCGGGTTGACCCCGAGGCCGACCGAGAGGGCGCCCTGCGGGTCGAAGTCGACGAGGAGGACGCGGCGTCCGT is a genomic window of Streptomyces sp. SID8374 containing:
- the scpB gene encoding SMC-Scp complex subunit ScpB — translated: MSEQPIRAEGGSAVASLDLKPALEAVLMVVDEPATVDHLAKVLQRPRRAVADALRELADEYTVQRRGFDLRLVAGGWRFYTRPEYAAAVEGFVLDGQHARLTQAALETLAVVAYRQPVSRSRVSAVRGVNCDGVMRTLLQRGLVAEAGAEPETGAILYRTTNYFLERMGLRGLDELPELAPFLPEADAIEAETLEGVPSFDPDAPDTPDTHADDKTEF
- a CDS encoding segregation/condensation protein A, whose protein sequence is MPPPHDPAAPRRRALGRGPGAAAPPVEPVETPAGAVDAPAEAEEAAPEPVEAPEAVPVQEAPESAPEAAQAGPEPVREPEAPPGPEVAETDPEPAEAPEASDDKRFTVRLVNFEGPFDLLLQLISRHKLDVTEVALSKVTDEFMAYIRAMGPDWDLDQTTEFLVVAATLLDLKAARLLPAAEVEDEADLALLEARDLLFARLLQYRAYKQIADIFSGRLESEARRHPRTVGLEDHHAELLPEVVISIGPEGFAKLAVKAMQPKPKPQVYVDHIHAPLVSVREQAGIVVERLREAGAAMSFRVLTEDAPDTLTVVARFLALLELYREKAVTLDQDEALGDLMVAWCGGADAEPVVTDEFDQELNGAGEQEEDVRE
- a CDS encoding ParA family protein: MPARGLSPIGLEAVGSVAVRTFATQQHMTTAPQMMDGLHVNATAGNESGRNTDRFADFAEVPEGHFYDPDAEYEPDPEYAATLAPDAARQRRERIGPTGRPLPYFPIPGPLTDHGPAKIIAMCNQKGGVGKTTSTINLGAALAEYGRRVLLVDFDPQGALSVGLGVNPMELDLTVYNLLMERGMAADEVLLKTAVPNMDLLPSNIDLSAAEVQLVSEVARESTLQRALKPLMADYDYIVIDCQPSLGLLTVNALTAAHKVIVPLECEFFALRGVALLTETIEKVQERLNPELELDGILATMYDSRTVHSREVLARVVEAFDEHVYHTVIGRTVRFPETTVAGEPITTYASNSVGAAAYRQLAREVLARCHAE